From the Sphingobacteruim zhuxiongii genome, the window AACTTGTGTGTCACCTTGAAGTGCTTGGATGCAAATTTAACAACAGGGTGATTTTCTGGGTCAACTTCTTCTTCTTTATTTCTATTGATATACATGTTGAAACCGGTGTATACTAAGAAAGCACCGAAAACATATAGAATCCAACCAAATTTGGTAATGAGTGCTGCACCAACAAAAATGAAGATACAACGCATAATTATCGCACCTAAAATTCCCCATACAAGTACTTTATGGTAGTATTTTTCAGGGATACCAAAGGAACTGAACAACAACACCATGACGAAGATATTATCGACAGAAAGCGCATATTCAACGACGTAACCTGTTAAATATTCAATTGTTAGGGTCTTATTATAAAGTTGAATACTTGCCGCTAAATCATTTTCATTGATATTGATATTATGGAAATGTTTGGCCACAATCTCCTTTAACCTTGCTAAATCATGGACATTATGAAGTTCATTCCCCCAATAATACAGCAATAATGCAAATAGAAGTGCGAATGCTACCCAAATCGCGCTCATGATGGCGGCCACCTTTAATGATACAGGTTTATCGCTTTTCGAAAAAAGACCTAAATCTATTGCTAACATCAGAATTATAAAAACTATAAATCCGATCATAAATAACGCTTCGTGGCTCATCTTATTTTTTTCTTTCTGTTGTAAATCGTACTAATTGTTCTAATCCCGTTTTAAATTCCCCTCCGTTTGGGATCGTTGCTAAAATATCAAAAGCTTCCTGTTGATATTGCAACATGCGTTCGGTCGCATATTCTAAACCTCCATTTGATTTTACAAATTCAATCACCTCGGCAACCTTCTCTGTATCTTCGTTATGGTTTTTTACCAAATTAATAATCTTTCTTCTTTCGGATTTGGCAACCGTATTCAAAGCGTAAATTAATGGTAGAGTCATCTTTTTTTCTTTGATGTCATTCCCTACTGGTTTCCCGACATCATCAAGACCAAAGTCAAATAAATCGTCTTTAATCTGGAAAGCAATACCAACTTTCTCTCCAAACAAGCGTAATTTCTCGACGGTGTCTTCATCGGCGCCGGCAGATGACGCTCCGCAGGCACAACAAGACGCAATTAATGAAGCAGTTT encodes:
- a CDS encoding TerC family protein is translated as MIGFIVFIILMLAIDLGLFSKSDKPVSLKVAAIMSAIWVAFALLFALLLYYWGNELHNVHDLARLKEIVAKHFHNININENDLAASIQLYNKTLTIEYLTGYVVEYALSVDNIFVMVLLFSSFGIPEKYYHKVLVWGILGAIIMRCIFIFVGAALITKFGWILYVFGAFLVYTGFNMYINRNKEEEVDPENHPVVKFASKHFKVTHKLDQGRFFHIEDGVKYMTPLFLVLLVIEFTDLIFAVDSIPAIFSITKDPFIVFFSNIFAILGLRSMFFLLINIIHKFHYLKVGLAFLLIFIGLKMLLHHWLADWGFTTAHSLFVILGILALSIVASLVFPKKKEFENS